In Chaetodon trifascialis isolate fChaTrf1 chromosome 4, fChaTrf1.hap1, whole genome shotgun sequence, one DNA window encodes the following:
- the rasl11b gene encoding ras-like protein family member 11B, whose protein sequence is MRLIHNMTTIAEYPAAEYSVPNRVIKMAVIGGSGVGKTALVVRFLTRRFIGDYERNAGNLYSREVQVDGDQVTIQVQDTPGVEMTDNGISLPDHVTCSIQWADAVVLVYSVTDRRSFDLIDQLHQQVVRAGGANMPPVILLANKADLLHLRRVDSQQGPLLAGTLGCCFYEVSASEDYSQVHRAFHRLCCQLAKQPPPASNSSHGSASAATEKRRSPLIPRPKSPNMQDLKRRFKQALSAKVRTVTSV, encoded by the exons ATGCGTCTCATCCACAACATGACGACTATTGCGGAGTATCCAGCTGCGGAATACTCGGTCCCTAACCGGGTCATAAAAATGGCTGTGATAGGAGGCAGCGGAGTTGGGAAAACCG CGCTCGTGGTGAGATTCCTGACGAGGCGCTTCATCGGAGACTATGAGAGAAACGCTG gtaatCTCTACTCCAGAGAGGTCCAGGTGGACGGAGACCAAGTGACCATCCAGGTTCAAGACACTCCTGGTGTGGAG ATGACCGATAATGGCATCAGCCTGCCTGATCATGTGACCTGCTCCATCCAGTGGGCCGACGCGGTGGTGCTTGTGTACTCTGTGACGGACCGCCGCAGCTTCGACTTGATCGATCAGTTGCACCAGCAGGTCGTCCGTGCCGGCGGTGCCAATATGCCCCCGGTGATCCTGCTGGCCAATAAGGCGGACCTGCTGCACCTGAGGCGGGTCGACTCCCAGCAGGGCCCTTTGCTGGCGGGAACGCTGGGCTGCTGTTTCTATGAAGTATCTGCCAGCGAGGACTACAGCCAGGTGCACAGGGCCTTCCACAGGCTGTGCTGCCAGCTCGCCAAGCAGCCGCCCCCGGCCTCCAACTCCTCACACGGCTCCGCCAGCGCCGCCACGGAGAAGAGGCGCTCGCCCCTCATCCCCAGGCCAAAGTCTCCCAACATGCAAGACCTGAAGAGGCGCTTCAAGCAGGCGCTGTCGGCCAAAGTCAGGACCGTCACCTCGGTGTGA